CGGCGCTCGTGCGGGATGGGGGATGCGGGGCGGCTCGGTTCCGGGGCCAGGGTCCGGCGGCTGGATATCCGAGGTGCCGGGACGGATCAGCCCGTCGCCAGTAGGAGGGTGCCGAGCAGGGCAAGGCCCGCGCCCGCCGCCTGGATCGCGCGCAGCCGTTCGCTGAGGAAGCCGCGCGCGGCCAGCGCCGTCACCACCGGGTACAGCGAGGCGAGCACGGCCGCCACGGTGACCGGGCCGTGCTGGGCGGCGACCGCGTAGGTGCCGTTGGCGGCCACGTCGGCGAGTCCGACGAAGGCCAGCGCGGGCAGCGAGGTCCACGGGAAGCCGCCCTCGGGCACCGCCCGGCCACCCCGCCGGACGGAGACGGCGAGCGCGGCCCCGCCGACCGCGACATTCGTCAGCCGCTGCACGAACAAGGCGAGGAACAGGCCGGTGACGGTCGTCGAGGCCTCCGTGATCAGGGCGAAGACCGTGCCGAACCCCAGGGCCGCGATCAGCGTGAGCAGGATCGTCCGCCGCTGGACGGGCGCGCCGCGCAACTGCGGTCCGCCCGCGAGGACGACACCGGTGACGGCGACGGCGATACCCGCGACCTGGAGCAGTCCGGGCCGCTCGCCGAGGACCAGGCCCACGCCCACCGGCACGGCCACGCTCAGCGTCGCGAGCGGCGAGACCACCCCCATGGGGCCGAGCGCGAGGGCCTTGTAGAAGGAGAGCAGGGCGACCGGCCCCACCAGCCCGGCGGCGAAGGCGAACCACAGGCGGGGCCCGGCCCCGCCCCACCCGCCGGTCGCGACGACGATCGCGCCCAGCACGGCCGCCGCGATGGCCTGCGAGACGACCACGACGGTCAGCGCGGGCGTCCGTCGTGTCAGCAGCCCGCCCCCGAAGTCGGCCAGCCCCCACAGGAGGCTGGTGGTCAGGGCGAAGAATGCTGTCACGGCCGGCCTCGCAGTACAGTTTGATGAACGATCGGGTGCACCTCACGGTAGTTCAGTGAAGTGAACTCTGTCATCCCGAATATTGAACTTCCGGGACGCCCGGACCCGACCCACGGGCCTGACCCGGACCTCTTCCCGATGGACGTGATGTGTCGGACCTCGACCTGCTGACCCAGTCCCTGGCGCGCAACGTCAAGCGCTGGCGCACGGAGCGCGGCTTCACCCTGGACGCGCTCGCCGCACGCGCAGGAGTCAGCCGCGGCATGCTGATCCAGATCGAGCAGGCCCGCACGAACCCCAGCATCGGCACCGTCGTCAAGATCGGTGACGCGCTCGGCATCAGCATCACCACTCTGCTCGACTACGAACAGGGCCCCAACGTCCGCATCGTCCCCGCCGAACAGGCCGTACGGCTCTGGCACACCGACGCCGGCAGCTACAACCGCCTCCTCGCCGGCACGGAG
This genomic interval from Streptomyces sp. NBC_00557 contains the following:
- a CDS encoding EamA family transporter, whose product is MTAFFALTTSLLWGLADFGGGLLTRRTPALTVVVVSQAIAAAVLGAIVVATGGWGGAGPRLWFAFAAGLVGPVALLSFYKALALGPMGVVSPLATLSVAVPVGVGLVLGERPGLLQVAGIAVAVTGVVLAGGPQLRGAPVQRRTILLTLIAALGFGTVFALITEASTTVTGLFLALFVQRLTNVAVGGAALAVSVRRGGRAVPEGGFPWTSLPALAFVGLADVAANGTYAVAAQHGPVTVAAVLASLYPVVTALAARGFLSERLRAIQAAGAGLALLGTLLLATG
- a CDS encoding helix-turn-helix domain-containing protein, which translates into the protein MSDLDLLTQSLARNVKRWRTERGFTLDALAARAGVSRGMLIQIEQARTNPSIGTVVKIGDALGISITTLLDYEQGPNVRIVPAEQAVRLWHTDAGSYNRLLAGTEAPGPLEMWDWRLMPGERSPSEPHRVGTVELVHVTAGELTLTVDGVKHLVPTGASATFEASTAHTYANEGDVPMEMVMAVSVPPVR